In Clostridium swellfunianum, a genomic segment contains:
- the aroE gene encoding shikimate dehydrogenase, translated as MYRCGLLGKNINYSSSPEIHNNYYLNKKVPISYELFDLSEECIEHFINNLKKNNIIGFNVTIPYKQTIIKYLSQLEYPADEIGAVNTVVVEEDKLVGYNTDYYGFISSIKDYNIVLNKRNAIILGAGGAAKSVSCALNDLGCSTIEIAARNAEKAINDFNRRYKVVSINDYLDLSKYDIIVNCTPVGNINSINQIPINFDEINKSSIFYDLIYRPDKTRFLSKAEQLGAFIINGKMMLLHQAYKAADIWISSLQLK; from the coding sequence TTGTACAGATGTGGTCTACTGGGCAAAAATATAAATTATTCTAGTTCGCCAGAAATACATAACAACTATTACTTGAATAAGAAGGTTCCTATAAGTTACGAATTGTTTGATTTAAGTGAAGAATGCATTGAGCATTTTATTAATAATTTAAAAAAGAATAATATTATAGGATTTAATGTTACTATACCTTATAAACAAACAATTATTAAATATTTAAGTCAATTAGAATATCCTGCAGATGAAATTGGTGCTGTTAATACTGTTGTAGTGGAAGAAGATAAGCTAGTAGGATATAACACAGACTATTACGGTTTTATAAGCAGTATTAAGGATTATAATATAGTCCTTAATAAAAGAAATGCAATTATTCTAGGTGCTGGTGGTGCAGCTAAAAGTGTTAGCTGTGCACTTAATGACTTAGGCTGCAGCACTATTGAAATAGCTGCAAGAAATGCAGAAAAAGCGATAAATGACTTTAATAGAAGGTATAAGGTAGTTTCAATAAATGATTATTTAGATTTAAGCAAATATGATATTATAGTTAATTGTACGCCAGTAGGGAATATAAATTCTATAAATCAGATTCCCATAAATTTTGATGAAATTAATAAAAGTTCCATTTTCTATGATTTGATTTATAGACCTGACAAAACTAGATTTTTAAGTAAAGCAGAGCAGCTGGGTGCATTTATTATCAATGGTAAGATGATGCTTTTGCATCAAGCATATAAGGCTGCCGATATTTGGATTAGTAGCTTACAATTAAAATGA
- a CDS encoding glycosyltransferase family 2 protein, whose translation MQFSSKALSNIVFVISMYYLCISFFGLYRKKENNSVEPKKSFALIVAAHNEEQVIQDIIHSLKRLDYPKNLYDIFVVADNCTDKTAAKSKSAGAIVYERYNKTKRGKGFALEWVFDKIFKLDRKYDAVVIFDADNLASRNFLREMNTKLCEGFKVVQGYLDSKNPHDTWITGSYSIAFWTSNRMFQLSRRNLGLSNQLGGTGFCIDTDTLKELGWGATCLTEDLEFTCKLVLNGHKVGWAHDAVVYDEKPLTLSQSWWQRKRWMQGFADVTGRYFLKLIKKGIVERNFTAIDCALYSIQPMIIIVLGIATLLDAASRFKSLFTTIKGLFTFSNVPAIFNLSNINTITMILLVVSVLQFIYTPIVLFLDKKLDFKVFLYYFIFPIYTITWLPISIQGIIDKNKKEWSHTVHTRSINISELEKVN comes from the coding sequence ATGCAGTTTAGTTCGAAGGCGCTAAGTAATATAGTTTTTGTTATTTCAATGTATTATTTATGCATCTCTTTTTTTGGGCTTTATAGAAAAAAAGAAAATAATTCTGTAGAACCAAAGAAAAGCTTCGCGTTAATAGTTGCAGCACATAACGAAGAACAAGTAATTCAAGACATAATCCATAGTTTAAAAAGATTGGACTATCCAAAGAATTTATATGACATTTTTGTTGTTGCTGATAACTGTACTGATAAAACCGCAGCTAAAAGTAAAAGTGCTGGTGCAATAGTATATGAAAGATATAATAAAACTAAACGTGGAAAAGGATTTGCACTAGAATGGGTTTTTGACAAGATTTTTAAGTTGGATAGAAAATATGATGCAGTTGTTATATTTGATGCAGATAATCTTGCTTCCAGAAACTTCTTAAGAGAAATGAATACAAAGCTTTGTGAGGGATTTAAGGTTGTTCAAGGATATCTTGATAGTAAAAATCCTCATGATACTTGGATTACAGGAAGTTATTCCATAGCTTTCTGGACATCAAATAGAATGTTTCAACTTTCAAGAAGAAATTTAGGGCTTTCTAATCAGTTGGGTGGAACAGGCTTCTGTATTGATACCGACACTTTAAAAGAATTAGGCTGGGGTGCAACTTGTTTAACTGAAGATCTTGAATTTACTTGCAAGCTAGTGTTGAATGGCCACAAGGTAGGCTGGGCACACGATGCTGTTGTGTATGATGAAAAACCATTAACTTTGTCACAGTCATGGTGGCAGAGAAAAAGATGGATGCAAGGTTTTGCAGATGTAACTGGCAGGTATTTTTTGAAACTAATTAAAAAAGGCATTGTAGAACGTAATTTTACTGCTATTGACTGCGCTCTTTATAGTATACAGCCTATGATTATTATAGTACTTGGTATTGCTACTCTATTAGATGCTGCAAGCAGGTTTAAAAGTTTATTTACAACAATTAAGGGATTGTTTACTTTCTCTAATGTCCCTGCAATATTTAATTTATCTAATATAAATACTATTACTATGATTTTATTGGTAGTTTCTGTATTACAGTTCATATATACTCCAATAGTATTGTTTTTAGATAAAAAACTTGATTTTAAGGTGTTCCTTTATTATTTTATTTTTCCTATCTATACAATAACTTGGTTACCAATATCTATACAAGGTATTATAGATAAGAATAAAAAGGAATGGAGTCATACTGTACATACGCGCAGTATAAATATTTCAGAGCTCGAAAAAGTTAATTAA
- a CDS encoding penicillin-binding transpeptidase domain-containing protein, whose translation MYKNKHVKRAVVLLIIFFVVFGALLWRIKVITMDKAETLGVLQESQFEEKVDVSDLKYIIFDQNGKQMLNYSNKYYAVIDPVTFTRNYNNEDELFALTYILRDYNSNYNLLNMGIGKSTAKIRYEVDESTYKKLNNIKDVKGFYTYRFSAVDRGEAWKLENMLISIKNPSDDKTKKDDSLEMQIYKKTEKNETPKEVFNKDLDGNITHQGFNALDNNINVRLTIDKNIQDRVKEIITSDPYKKYDQIGVVLMESSSGKLLSMTQKDDSRANVNLGSTGNGFDPGSIFKVIVEEAGLERKRISLNEKYYCKNSIYSGIYDKCPEKDHGHLTIEEAMRVSCNNIFAQVGDKVGVNYFKENAESQGLFKKVLNFDSEADGRIVMPEQGEGAGQLAIGQSMLITPIQAVSIANTVVNDGFYVKPYIIDAYVNNENKAIEVLKTDKHQSINKSTANILKNQMIKVVNSGTGVAAKIPNIEVGGKTGTSTRIDGTKKTSDGWFTGFFKIKNKYYSMVIYVQNIDIENEQAANTAVPIFKEIVLALNDYLGK comes from the coding sequence ATGTATAAAAATAAACATGTAAAAAGAGCAGTTGTTTTATTAATAATTTTTTTTGTTGTATTCGGAGCACTTTTGTGGAGGATTAAAGTTATAACTATGGACAAAGCTGAAACTCTTGGAGTACTTCAGGAATCTCAGTTTGAAGAAAAAGTAGATGTTTCAGACTTGAAGTATATAATTTTTGATCAGAATGGTAAACAAATGCTTAACTATAGTAATAAATATTATGCTGTTATAGATCCTGTAACATTCACTAGAAACTATAATAATGAGGATGAATTATTTGCATTAACATATATTTTAAGAGACTATAACAGTAATTACAATCTTTTAAACATGGGGATAGGTAAAAGCACTGCTAAGATTAGATATGAAGTTGATGAAAGCACATATAAGAAATTAAATAATATTAAAGATGTAAAAGGGTTTTATACATATAGATTTTCAGCTGTAGACAGAGGTGAGGCATGGAAGCTAGAAAATATGCTTATAAGCATAAAAAATCCTTCTGATGATAAGACAAAAAAAGACGACTCGCTTGAGATGCAGATATATAAAAAAACAGAAAAGAATGAAACTCCAAAAGAAGTTTTTAATAAAGATTTAGATGGAAATATTACTCATCAGGGTTTTAATGCGCTAGATAATAATATAAATGTTAGACTGACCATAGATAAGAATATACAAGATAGAGTTAAGGAAATAATTACATCAGACCCATACAAAAAGTATGATCAAATTGGAGTAGTTTTAATGGAAAGCAGCAGCGGAAAACTTCTAAGTATGACTCAAAAGGATGACTCTAGAGCTAATGTCAATCTTGGTTCTACAGGAAATGGATTTGATCCAGGATCAATTTTTAAGGTGATTGTTGAAGAGGCTGGATTAGAACGAAAACGGATTTCATTAAATGAAAAATATTACTGTAAAAATAGCATATATAGCGGAATTTATGATAAATGTCCTGAAAAAGATCATGGGCATCTTACAATAGAAGAAGCTATGAGGGTTTCTTGTAACAACATATTTGCTCAAGTTGGAGATAAAGTTGGTGTGAACTATTTTAAGGAAAATGCTGAATCACAGGGATTATTTAAAAAAGTTTTAAATTTCGACAGTGAAGCTGATGGCAGGATAGTTATGCCGGAGCAAGGAGAAGGGGCAGGCCAGCTTGCTATAGGGCAGAGTATGCTTATAACTCCAATTCAAGCTGTGAGCATAGCAAATACTGTTGTTAATGATGGATTTTATGTAAAGCCATATATAATAGATGCCTATGTAAATAATGAAAATAAAGCTATAGAAGTGTTAAAGACTGATAAGCATCAATCTATAAATAAATCCACGGCTAATATTTTAAAAAATCAAATGATTAAAGTTGTTAACAGCGGCACAGGAGTTGCAGCTAAAATACCAAACATAGAAGTGGGAGGAAAGACTGGAACATCAACTAGAATAGACGGAACTAAAAAAACTTCAGATGGATGGTTTACCGGATTTTTTAAAATAAAAAATAAATATTATTCAATGGTAATTTATGTACAAAATATAGACATTGAAAATGAGCAAGCTGCAAATACTGCAGTACCAATATTTAAGGAAATAGTTTTAGCTCTAAACGATTATCTTGGAAAATAA
- a CDS encoding type IV pilus twitching motility protein PilT yields the protein MTLYELLKMTTDKGASDLHLTVGVSPTIRVSGELIPVGTERLNPCDTEKYVKEILDEKEYSQYLSIGEVDTSYSISGLGRFRVNIFKQRGSDALAIRVVALNIPSLNDLGYPQVIRELTERQRGLVLVTGPTGSGKSTTLAAMINEINLTRAAHIITLEDPVEYLHKHNKSIINQREIGKDSHSYQNALKAVLREDPDVILVGEMRDIETISIAITAAETGHLVFSTLHTIGAAKTIDRIIDVFPPYQQQQIKVQLAAVLQGIISQQLLPRAFGGGRVAALEIMTTTPAVQNLVREGKTHQIESVVQTGAKYGMRTMDMALSELYRKGLITNESALTHSVDKEMLLKMLSL from the coding sequence ATGACACTATATGAACTTCTTAAAATGACAACAGATAAGGGAGCATCGGATCTTCACTTAACAGTTGGAGTGTCTCCAACTATTAGAGTAAGTGGCGAATTAATTCCCGTAGGCACAGAAAGGTTGAATCCTTGTGATACTGAGAAGTATGTAAAAGAAATTTTGGATGAAAAAGAATACTCGCAATATTTAAGTATCGGCGAAGTTGATACATCCTATTCAATTTCTGGATTAGGACGTTTTAGAGTTAACATTTTTAAGCAAAGAGGAAGCGATGCGTTGGCGATTAGAGTGGTAGCATTAAACATTCCTAGCTTGAACGATTTAGGGTATCCTCAAGTAATAAGAGAACTTACAGAAAGACAAAGAGGGCTTGTGTTGGTAACTGGGCCTACTGGCAGTGGTAAGAGTACCACTTTAGCTGCAATGATAAACGAAATAAATTTAACAAGAGCTGCACATATTATTACCTTGGAGGATCCTGTTGAATATTTACATAAACATAATAAATCTATAATAAATCAAAGAGAGATTGGGAAAGATAGTCACAGTTACCAAAATGCATTAAAAGCTGTACTTCGTGAAGACCCCGATGTTATATTAGTTGGTGAAATGAGAGATATAGAAACAATTTCGATAGCCATAACAGCAGCTGAGACAGGTCATTTAGTTTTTTCTACGCTCCACACTATTGGAGCCGCTAAAACTATAGATAGAATAATTGATGTTTTTCCTCCTTATCAGCAGCAGCAAATAAAAGTTCAACTTGCTGCCGTACTTCAGGGGATAATTTCTCAGCAACTTTTGCCAAGGGCATTTGGAGGTGGTAGAGTTGCTGCTTTGGAAATTATGACTACGACTCCGGCTGTACAAAATCTTGTTAGAGAAGGAAAGACTCATCAGATAGAATCGGTGGTTCAAACTGGTGCTAAATACGGGATGAGAACGATGGATATGGCTTTATCAGAATTATACAGAAAAGGATTAATTACCAATGAATCAGCATTGACACACTCTGTTGATAAGGAAATGCTTCTCAAAATGCTTTCTTTATAA
- a CDS encoding peptidase U32 family protein gives MNKPELLAPAGSLEKLKTAINFGADAVYLGGNKLNLRAFADNFGNDELKEGIEYAHERGKKVYVTLNVFPHNEDLDGLEEYLLDLYKLNVDAVIVSDPGIIMAAREVVPELELHLSTQANNVNWKSAIFWHKQGIKRIVLARELSLEQIREIRSKLPETCELEAFVHGSMCMSYSGRCLLSNYMTGRDANRGECAQPCRYKYYLMEEKRPGEYFPVFEDEKGTYIMNSKDLCMINHIPELFESGITSFKIEGRMKSSFYVATVVKSYRQAIDSYFENPDTYAFDEKWMHNLMMASHREFHTGFYFGEKNKQVYGSSSYIRTHDIIGVVKDYDSENCIATIEQRNKVFAGDEIEVLRPQGDNFTVNLDSMKDLEGNKIDATPQAQMIYTIKTNAALMKDDLLIKAKEEK, from the coding sequence ATGAATAAACCAGAGCTATTGGCACCTGCTGGAAGCTTGGAAAAGCTAAAGACTGCTATAAATTTTGGAGCAGATGCTGTATATTTAGGAGGAAACAAGCTTAATTTAAGGGCTTTTGCGGACAACTTTGGAAATGATGAGTTGAAAGAAGGAATCGAGTATGCTCATGAAAGAGGAAAAAAGGTGTATGTAACATTAAATGTATTTCCTCATAATGAAGATTTAGATGGATTAGAAGAGTATCTTTTAGATTTGTACAAACTAAATGTAGACGCTGTAATTGTTTCAGATCCTGGAATTATAATGGCGGCTAGAGAAGTAGTTCCAGAACTTGAGCTTCACTTAAGCACACAAGCTAACAATGTTAATTGGAAATCTGCAATATTCTGGCACAAGCAAGGGATTAAAAGGATAGTTTTGGCTAGAGAATTATCTCTTGAACAGATAAGGGAAATTAGAAGCAAACTTCCAGAAACTTGTGAATTAGAAGCTTTTGTTCATGGTTCTATGTGCATGTCGTATTCTGGCAGATGTCTACTTTCGAATTATATGACTGGAAGAGATGCCAACAGAGGAGAGTGTGCTCAGCCTTGCAGATATAAATATTATCTGATGGAAGAAAAAAGACCTGGTGAATACTTCCCGGTTTTCGAAGACGAAAAAGGCACTTATATAATGAATTCAAAAGACTTGTGCATGATTAATCACATTCCTGAGTTGTTTGAATCAGGCATAACTTCTTTTAAGATAGAGGGAAGAATGAAGAGTTCTTTCTATGTTGCAACTGTTGTTAAATCCTATAGACAGGCTATAGATTCATATTTTGAAAATCCGGATACCTATGCTTTTGATGAAAAGTGGATGCATAATCTGATGATGGCAAGTCACAGAGAATTCCATACAGGTTTTTATTTTGGAGAAAAGAACAAGCAGGTTTATGGTTCATCTTCATATATCAGAACCCATGATATTATAGGGGTAGTCAAAGATTATGATAGTGAAAACTGCATTGCTACAATTGAGCAAAGAAATAAGGTTTTTGCTGGAGATGAGATTGAAGTGCTAAGGCCTCAGGGTGATAATTTTACTGTTAACTTAGACAGTATGAAAGATCTAGAAGGCAATAAGATTGATGCTACTCCTCAGGCTCAAATGATATATACCATAAAAACTAATGCTGCTTTAATGAAAGATGATCTACTTATAAAGGCCAAGGAGGAGAAGTAA
- the ftsZ gene encoding cell division protein FtsZ has translation MLDFDVDFQQFAQIKVIGCGGGGNNAVNRMIKGGLKNVEFIVVNTDKQALMLSQASQKIQIGDKLTKGLGAGANPEIGMKAAEESKEEISQAIKGADMVFITAGMGGGTGTGAAPVIAEIAKSMGILTVGVVTKPFPFEGRKRMLNAELGIKNLKERVDTLVTIPNERLLSIVDKKTPLVESFKLADDVLRQGVQGISDLITIPGLVNLDFADVKTIMIDKGLAHMGTGEGRGDSRAQDAAKQAISSPLLETSILGATGVLLNITGGQDFSLIEMNEAAEIVQQAADPDANIIVGAVIDENLKDEIRITVIATGFEQVKHEGASSKASIGRSEAAITMEKEKQEDNDLEIPAFLRRSSRR, from the coding sequence GTGCTAGATTTTGATGTTGATTTTCAACAATTTGCGCAGATAAAAGTAATTGGTTGCGGCGGTGGTGGAAATAACGCTGTAAACAGAATGATTAAGGGTGGACTTAAAAATGTAGAATTTATAGTAGTAAATACTGATAAACAAGCTTTAATGCTTTCACAAGCATCACAAAAAATTCAAATTGGTGATAAGCTTACTAAAGGGTTAGGTGCCGGTGCTAATCCTGAAATTGGTATGAAAGCTGCTGAAGAAAGTAAAGAAGAAATTTCTCAGGCTATTAAGGGAGCGGATATGGTATTCATAACTGCTGGAATGGGTGGAGGTACCGGTACTGGTGCTGCACCGGTAATTGCAGAAATTGCAAAATCTATGGGGATATTAACTGTCGGTGTTGTAACCAAGCCATTCCCTTTTGAAGGAAGAAAAAGAATGCTTAATGCAGAACTAGGGATTAAGAATTTGAAAGAAAGAGTAGATACTCTTGTTACAATTCCAAATGAAAGGTTATTAAGTATTGTTGATAAAAAAACTCCACTAGTTGAATCATTTAAACTTGCTGATGATGTATTAAGGCAAGGGGTTCAAGGTATTTCGGATCTAATAACTATACCAGGACTTGTTAACCTGGACTTTGCAGATGTTAAGACAATAATGATTGATAAGGGATTAGCTCACATGGGCACTGGAGAAGGCCGTGGCGACAGCAGAGCTCAAGATGCTGCTAAGCAGGCAATTTCTAGTCCATTGCTAGAAACATCAATTCTTGGTGCAACTGGAGTGCTTTTAAATATTACAGGTGGACAGGATTTCTCCTTGATAGAAATGAATGAAGCTGCAGAGATTGTTCAACAAGCTGCTGATCCTGATGCCAATATAATTGTTGGTGCAGTTATTGATGAAAATTTAAAGGACGAAATCAGAATAACAGTTATTGCAACTGGGTTTGAGCAAGTTAAGCATGAAGGGGCTAGTTCAAAGGCCTCAATTGGTAGAAGCGAAGCTGCTATAACAATGGAAAAAGAAAAACAAGAAGATAATGATCTTGAAATACCTGCTTTTTTAAGAAGGTCCTCAAGAAGATAA
- the sigK gene encoding RNA polymerase sporulation sigma factor SigK — translation MFFVNCLLDLVGSMAFLVAYVTNGNSFPQPLDEKEEEDYLIRLKDGDILAKSILVERNLRLVAHIVKKYSYPGKEVDDLISIGTVGLIKAIDSFDSSKGTRLATYAARCIENEILMLIRNNKKTKGEVYLQEPIGIDKEGNEISLMDVLSSDDDSIIEVVENKIQVKKLYNKIDSCLAKREKLVIEMRYGLLDGKPKTQREIAKLLNISRSYVSRIEKRALKKLFKELNNPNKQ, via the coding sequence GTGTTCTTCGTGAATTGTTTATTAGATTTGGTTGGCAGCATGGCTTTTTTAGTTGCCTATGTGACCAATGGAAATTCATTTCCTCAACCTCTTGATGAAAAAGAAGAAGAGGACTATTTGATAAGGTTAAAAGATGGCGACATACTTGCTAAGAGCATTTTGGTAGAGAGAAACTTAAGACTTGTTGCACATATTGTTAAGAAGTACTCATATCCTGGAAAAGAAGTAGATGACTTAATCTCCATTGGTACTGTTGGGCTTATAAAGGCTATAGATTCCTTTGACAGTTCTAAAGGTACTAGGTTGGCTACTTATGCTGCAAGATGCATAGAAAATGAAATACTTATGCTTATTAGAAATAATAAAAAAACAAAGGGAGAAGTTTATTTGCAAGAACCTATTGGGATTGATAAGGAAGGCAATGAAATTTCTCTTATGGACGTGTTAAGCAGTGATGATGATTCTATAATTGAGGTTGTAGAAAATAAAATTCAGGTTAAAAAGTTATATAACAAAATTGATAGTTGTCTAGCTAAACGTGAAAAACTAGTTATTGAGATGAGATACGGCTTGTTGGACGGAAAACCTAAAACGCAACGAGAAATAGCTAAGCTTTTAAACATATCAAGATCCTATGTTTCAAGAATTGAAAAAAGAGCTTTAAAAAAGCTTTTCAAGGAGTTGAACAATCCAAATAAGCAGTAG
- the spoIIGA gene encoding sigma-E processing peptidase SpoIIGA encodes MVIYLDTLLLENFIVNYFLLYITSQTIRIKVKTWKLALAAIIGAAYVLTKIYPSLIIFTSLLFKVLIAGVMVLIVFNQLNVLFNLKALLIYMLYSMLLAGLCFFIVFNQTNYMGDFSVFYDFEYKKLMLAIIIFYLTINRLVIFIKDRKELSTLIYTVDIVSNNIEKKVLAFLDTGNELREPATNLPVMIIEKSYFQDIDINEKNAFYIPYRVVDGSVGKLIGFKPEYIKIHYGNEIKQKEVIVALCENNLSSLNEYQALLSRGII; translated from the coding sequence TTGGTTATATATCTGGATACTTTGCTTTTAGAGAATTTCATTGTAAATTATTTTTTGCTATATATAACTTCCCAAACTATTAGGATTAAGGTTAAAACCTGGAAACTTGCATTAGCTGCTATAATAGGTGCTGCTTATGTTTTAACAAAGATATATCCAAGCCTTATAATTTTTACAAGTCTATTATTTAAGGTATTGATAGCAGGTGTTATGGTTCTAATTGTGTTCAATCAATTAAATGTTTTGTTTAATTTAAAAGCTCTATTGATTTATATGCTTTATTCTATGCTTTTAGCAGGGTTATGTTTCTTTATAGTGTTTAATCAAACAAATTATATGGGTGACTTTAGCGTTTTCTACGATTTTGAGTATAAGAAACTTATGCTTGCTATAATCATATTTTATTTAACAATAAATAGATTAGTCATTTTTATAAAGGATAGAAAAGAATTAAGTACACTTATATATACTGTAGATATTGTTAGCAATAATATTGAAAAGAAGGTTTTAGCATTTTTAGATACTGGAAATGAATTAAGAGAACCGGCCACTAATTTACCGGTGATGATAATAGAAAAAAGTTATTTTCAAGATATTGATATAAATGAAAAAAATGCTTTCTACATACCATACAGAGTTGTTGATGGCAGTGTTGGTAAATTGATAGGATTTAAACCAGAGTATATTAAAATTCATTATGGCAACGAAATAAAACAGAAAGAAGTTATAGTTGCATTATGTGAAAATAACTTAAGCAGTTTAAATGAATACCAGGCATTGTTATCAAGAGGAATAATTTGA
- the udk gene encoding uridine kinase translates to MKRPILIGITGGTGSGKSTIAKEIYKKFGEQCIAMIEQDSYYKDQSHLSYEERIKTNYDHPDAFDNALLIKHLKMLLSGKATQKPIYDFEVHNRKTETIRIEPRDIVIVEGILILQEPEIRDLLDIKIYVDTDADVRIIRRLIRDINERGRTVDSVINQYLNVVRPMHLQFTEPTKRYADIIIPEGGHNKVAIDIIVANIKQFLQNDEE, encoded by the coding sequence ATGAAGCGTCCGATCTTAATTGGAATTACTGGCGGTACTGGCTCTGGCAAAAGTACAATTGCTAAAGAGATTTACAAAAAATTTGGCGAGCAATGTATTGCTATGATAGAACAAGACTCTTACTATAAGGATCAAAGTCATTTGTCTTATGAAGAGAGAATAAAGACTAACTATGACCATCCTGACGCTTTTGATAATGCACTTTTAATTAAGCACCTTAAGATGCTGCTTTCTGGTAAAGCTACTCAAAAACCTATTTATGATTTTGAAGTGCATAACAGAAAAACTGAAACTATAAGAATTGAACCTAGAGATATAGTTATTGTTGAAGGAATTTTAATTCTTCAAGAGCCTGAGATAAGAGACCTATTGGATATTAAGATTTATGTTGATACTGATGCGGACGTTAGAATAATAAGAAGATTAATAAGAGATATAAATGAAAGAGGAAGAACCGTTGATTCTGTAATTAATCAATATTTAAATGTTGTCAGACCTATGCACTTACAATTTACTGAACCAACTAAAAGATATGCTGATATAATTATTCCAGAAGGCGGACATAATAAAGTCGCTATAGATATAATTGTTGCAAATATAAAGCAATTTTTGCAAAATGATGAAGAGTAG
- the ftsA gene encoding cell division protein FtsA, whose protein sequence is MDEYIVGIDIGSSKICGAAGKIDKQGKLQIAGVKSVACSGLKKGIVVDIDSTSEAIRSCIEQLNRMIDKEITNVYISLPGGICELVPSQGVVAISSEDREINKNDVQRVLNAAKVISIPSNKEIIGVIPNEYIIDGFDNIKDPISMSGLKLEVDAHVILAQTTIVSNLIKSVRNSGLSVNGIALEPLVVSQIALKKDELKMGSVLLDIGADKIDISVYKDGDILYTEMIPFGGNTITNDIALCLKIPFSEADNLKLKYGSLEKPSNLAANTIKVSVGYNDIVNVNYSTLIDIIEARVEEYFILIKDSLQHSGHLEDIANVIIVGGGVSYFKGICELGRNVFNIPVRVGVPEYLGASSPVYNTAVGIIRDVTKSSSYAEPVRKSKETTVYREEQQDGRELDSEQTGVLSKIKGFLADFF, encoded by the coding sequence ATGGATGAATACATAGTAGGAATTGATATTGGATCTTCCAAAATATGCGGCGCTGCTGGTAAAATTGATAAGCAAGGAAAACTTCAAATAGCAGGTGTAAAGTCTGTTGCTTGCAGCGGTTTAAAGAAGGGCATAGTAGTTGATATTGATAGTACTTCAGAAGCAATCAGAAGCTGTATTGAGCAACTAAACAGAATGATTGATAAAGAAATTACTAATGTCTATATATCTCTTCCAGGTGGTATTTGCGAGTTAGTACCTAGTCAGGGTGTTGTTGCAATATCTTCTGAAGATCGTGAAATTAATAAGAATGATGTACAAAGAGTGTTAAATGCTGCAAAGGTGATATCTATTCCATCAAATAAGGAAATTATTGGAGTAATCCCAAATGAATATATAATAGATGGATTTGATAATATTAAAGACCCTATTAGCATGTCAGGGCTCAAATTAGAAGTGGATGCACATGTGATTTTAGCTCAAACAACTATCGTAAGCAATTTAATAAAAAGTGTAAGAAACTCCGGCTTAAGTGTTAATGGAATAGCACTAGAGCCATTGGTAGTATCTCAAATCGCACTGAAAAAGGACGAGTTAAAAATGGGTTCAGTTCTTTTAGATATTGGTGCAGATAAAATTGATATTTCTGTTTATAAAGATGGAGATATTCTATATACAGAAATGATACCGTTTGGAGGAAACACAATTACCAATGATATTGCGTTATGTCTTAAAATACCTTTTTCTGAAGCGGATAATTTAAAGCTTAAATATGGTAGCTTAGAAAAACCAAGTAATTTAGCTGCTAACACTATAAAGGTTAGTGTTGGATATAACGATATTGTTAATGTGAATTATTCTACTTTGATTGATATTATTGAAGCTAGAGTAGAGGAATACTTTATATTAATTAAAGATAGTCTTCAACATAGTGGTCATCTTGAGGATATTGCAAATGTAATTATAGTAGGTGGTGGAGTTAGCTACTTTAAGGGCATTTGTGAGCTTGGCAGAAATGTATTTAATATACCAGTCAGAGTTGGAGTTCCTGAATACTTGGGAGCATCAAGTCCAGTATATAATACAGCTGTTGGTATAATAAGAGATGTCACAAAATCATCAAGTTACGCAGAACCTGTGCGAAAAAGTAAAGAAACTACGGTATATAGGGAAGAACAGCAGGATGGAAGAGAGTTGGATAGTGAACAAACAGGCGTTTTATCTAAAATCAAAGGATTTTTAGCAGATTTTTTCTAA